The Candidatus Omnitrophota bacterium genomic interval TTCCAGGGGAAAGCTGAGTTCGGCCCCCGTGCTTTGGGGAATCGTTCCATCCTGGCAAATCCTTGCAATCCGAATATGAAGGATTTGTTGAATTCCAAGGTGAAAAACAGGGAATCTTTCCGGCCTTACGCGCCTGCGGTGCTGGAAGAGAAAGCCGGGGATTACTTCTGGCTCAAGGATCTTTCTCCGTTTATGTTGTTAGCCCCGCAGGTAAAAGAGGATAAAAAACATCTGATACCCGCGGTTACGCATGTGGATGGGACTGCAAGGGTGCAGACCATTAATAAAGATGTAAATCCGAAATTCTGGCAGTTGGTCAGGGAGTTTGAAATTATTACAGGCGTCCCGGTCTTAATAAATACTTCTTTCAACCTGAGAGGCGAGCCGATCGTCAATTCTCCGGAAGAGGCGATAGACAGTTTTCTGAAGACAGGGATGGACTGTCTGGTTTTGGGGGATTTTATAGTAGAGAAAAGCTTGATATAGCTGCGGATCGATCGAAACATTATGGGAAATAATAACCCGGCCAGGCCGGCGAAAAGACTGAAAACAAGAATATTCCTGGTTATATCAGGGGTGTTCTTATCATTTATCCTTTTGGAGATGGGACTGCGCGTATCCGGGTTTATCTTTTCGGCTTGCCAGGAATGCCGGAACAGGTCCGCTCTAAGAGGGAACGGCGTTTACAAGATACTCTGTCTCGGGGCGTCTACCACTGCCAGACAATACCCTAAACCTTTAGAGGCGATCCTGAACGAACGCAATACGGGGATCAGGTTCAAGGTCATCGATAAAGGCGTTATCGCTACCGATACCGACGGGATACTTTCGCAGCTTGAAAAAAATCTGGATATATACCGTCCGAATATGGTTATAACAATGATGGGGTATAATGATAACCGGATAATGTATTATAAAGATATTCCGGATTCGGACAACGGATTGTTCCGCAATTCCCGTGCGTACAGGCTTTTTCGGTTGATCTATACATATGTATTAAAGAAACTGAAGAAAGAAGATGTTTATGGACTGGATCTTTCCGTAGCCCCAATCCGGCGCTTTGGTATGGGATATACGAGTTTAGGGGGGCATTACTGTGAACAGGGGGATTTGGTCAAAGCCGAGCAGGCGTATAAGAAAGCCATAGAGAGCGATCTTGATAAAGATGAGGCATATGTAGGTTTGGGCCGTATTTATTTCAAACAGGGTAATTGGGCTGATGCCGAGAAGGTGTATAAAAAAGCCATAGAATTGAACCCTCGAAATGACAAGGCGTTATCCTGGATG includes:
- a CDS encoding tetratricopeptide repeat protein encodes the protein MGNNNPARPAKRLKTRIFLVISGVFLSFILLEMGLRVSGFIFSACQECRNRSALRGNGVYKILCLGASTTARQYPKPLEAILNERNTGIRFKVIDKGVIATDTDGILSQLEKNLDIYRPNMVITMMGYNDNRIMYYKDIPDSDNGLFRNSRAYRLFRLIYTYVLKKLKKEDVYGLDLSVAPIRRFGMGYTSLGGHYCEQGDLVKAEQAYKKAIESDLDKDEAYVGLGRIYFKQGNWADAEKVYKKAIELNPRNDKALSWMGKMFNDQNKLVESAGLLQRAIRVNPKNWEAYVDLGCVYRKQRYFNGAEKCFVKALDLRPYNEWVCSELVEIYKYQGNFQQAEKMLKEYVERNPGNDWGYKILGYLYKEMGMTKCAEECNRKLREFNKKEYAPRTIRNYNKLKDILEARNIRLVCMQYPMRSLGPLKEIFKDTGGMIFVDNRRVFAEAIERDGYKTYFLDMFGGDFGHCTPQGCRLMAENIAGVVLKELRVK